In a single window of the Arachis hypogaea cultivar Tifrunner chromosome 6, arahy.Tifrunner.gnm2.J5K5, whole genome shotgun sequence genome:
- the LOC112696760 gene encoding pyridoxal kinase produces the protein MAPPILSLVLPSETGRVLSIQSHTVQGYVGNKSAVFPLQLLGYDVDPINSVQFSNHTGYPTFKGQVLNGQQLWELIEGLEGNDLLYYTHLLTGYIGSVSFLDTVLEVVSKLRSVNPKLIYVCDPVMGDEGKLYVPQELISVYRERVVPVASMLTPNQFEAELLTGFRIQSEDDGRKACNFLHEAGPSKVVITSINIDGNLLLIGSHEKEKEKPPKQFKIVIPKIPAYFTGTGDLMTALLLGWSNKYPDNLEITAELAVSSLQAVLQRTLDDYKSAGHDPQSTSLEIRLIQSQDDIRSPEIKFKAEIYS, from the exons ATGGCGCCTCCAATCCTTTCACTGGTTCTTCCCTCGGAGACTGGTCGAGTTCTCAGCATTCAATCTCACACCGTTCAG GGGTATGTTGGTAATAAATCAGCTGTCTTCCCTCTGCAACTATTGGGCTATGATGTGGATCCGATTAACTCTGTGCAGTTCTCTAATCATACAG GATACCCTACTTTTAAGGGTCAGGTTTTGAATGGACAACAACTCTGGGAACTAATAGAAGGTCTTGAAGGAAATGATTTGTTGTACTATACTCATTTATTAACAG GTTATATCGGTTCAGTCTCTTTTTTAGACACTGTATTAGAAGTTGTTAGCAAGCTTCGCTCAGTAAACCCTAAACTTATATACG TTTGTGATCCAGTGATGGGTGACGAAGGAAAACTTTATGTTCCTCAAGAGCTAATATCAGTCTATCGTGAAAGG GTTGTTCCAGTAGCTTCAATGTTAACTCCTAACCAGTTTGAAGCAGAACTACTAACAGGATTCAG GATTCAATCTGAAGATGATGGCCGGAAAGCTTGTAATTTTCTTCATGAGGCTGGACCATCAAAG GTTGTAATAACAAGTATAAATATAGACGGGAATCTTCTTCTCATTGGCAGCCATGAAAAGGAAAAG GAAAAGCCTCCCAAACAATTTAAGATTGTGATTCCAAAAATACCAGCTTACTTTACG GGAACGGGAGATCTCATGACTGCACTTCTTCTTGGTTGGAGTAAT AAATACCCTGACAACCTTGAGATTACTGCAGAACTTGCAGTATCAAGCTTGCAG GCTGTTTTGCAAAGGACACTCGATGACTACAAAAGTGCAGGTCATGATCCCCAGTCAACCAGTCTAGAGATCAGATTAATTCAAAGCCAGGATGATATTCGCAGCCCAGAAATCAAATTTAAAGCTGAAATATACAGCTAA